In Trichoderma asperellum chromosome 1, complete sequence, a single window of DNA contains:
- a CDS encoding uncharacterized protein (antiSMASH:Cluster_1.2), with amino-acid sequence MKELQVLPPSSSYTPPKAPEGLYHSGPGVCWVGYPLIGDWCSYGTCRRPSAPSSSRNSNGRMCRISI; translated from the exons ATGAAGGAGCTTCAAGTACTTCCG CCTTCATCATCGTATACTCCTCCTAAGGCGCCCGAGGGATTGTACCACTCCGGGCCTGGCGTGTGTTGGGTTGGTTATCCGTTGATAGGAGATTGGTGCTCCTATGGGACGTGCCGCCGACCAAGCGCTCCGAGTTCGAGTCGGAACAGCAACGGAAGGATGTGTAGGATCTCGATTTAG